From Planifilum fimeticola, one genomic window encodes:
- a CDS encoding DMT family transporter — MIGVMIVQIPLLVTAGYLAGVVIGQKLQRKSGSWNANGIPGLLFGLFILFFWILPRSVPKWQLLGGVLGAFYVFVMVLIVPKVGVATSIMAVVAGQLVMSSIIDHFGLLGGQQIPFDMRRMTGIILLFCALWLFYKK, encoded by the coding sequence ATGATCGGAGTGATGATCGTTCAAATTCCGCTGCTTGTCACAGCCGGTTATTTGGCAGGTGTGGTGATCGGTCAGAAGCTGCAAAGAAAATCAGGCAGCTGGAACGCTAACGGCATACCAGGCCTCCTTTTTGGATTGTTTATTCTTTTCTTTTGGATATTGCCGCGGTCGGTGCCGAAGTGGCAGCTGCTTGGCGGGGTGCTCGGGGCGTTTTACGTGTTTGTCATGGTGCTTATCGTTCCAAAAGTCGGGGTCGCTACTTCTATTATGGCCGTTGTCGCCGGACAGTTGGTGATGAGTTCCATCATCGATCACTTCGGCTTGCTTGGCGGGCAGCAAATTCCTTTTGACATGAGAAGAATGACGGGAATCATACTATTGTTTTGCGCATTATGGCTGTTTTATAAAAAATAA